A single genomic interval of Corallococcus macrosporus harbors:
- the greA gene encoding transcription elongation factor GreA, producing the protein MSGSDNIPMTPHGLQKLKDELKHLQSVERGKISREIEVARAHGDLRENAEYHAAKEKQSHIEGRILTLGDWIARAEVIDPAKLGGDKVVFGATVELVDTENDKTISYRLVGETEADLKKRWIAVTSPVARALIGKKVGDIATVQSPGGVRELEVVAISFEDPQEEPVSQS; encoded by the coding sequence ATGAGCGGGAGCGACAACATCCCGATGACCCCCCACGGTCTGCAGAAGCTCAAGGACGAGCTGAAGCACCTCCAGTCCGTGGAGCGGGGCAAGATTTCGCGTGAGATCGAGGTCGCGCGCGCGCACGGCGACCTGCGTGAGAACGCCGAGTACCACGCGGCCAAGGAGAAGCAGTCGCACATCGAGGGGCGCATCCTGACCCTTGGTGACTGGATTGCCCGCGCGGAGGTCATCGACCCGGCGAAGCTGGGCGGCGACAAGGTCGTCTTCGGCGCCACCGTGGAGCTGGTGGACACGGAGAACGACAAGACCATCAGCTACCGGCTGGTGGGTGAGACGGAGGCGGACCTGAAGAAGCGGTGGATCGCCGTCACCTCGCCGGTGGCGCGCGCGCTCATCGGCAAGAAGGTGGGCGACATCGCGACGGTGCAGAGCCCGGGCGGTGTCCGCGAGTTGGAGGTCGTGGCCATCAGCTTCGAGGATCCGCAGGAAGAGCCCGTCAGCCAGAGCTGA
- a CDS encoding FHA domain-containing protein encodes MLSVQELRALASALPVGAFQHQLGPFALVQRPPSELSAAALAPTRMADPGDVEQGMLALLFEFDDLLVATLPNLKDSDVLRIGRRLDCELVLDDGSVSKQHAELKWSRAEARCTVRDLGSTNGTFVNASTIGKREVPLRGGDILSFGNVQFWYLLTDALHERLRAGAASGLGSHSG; translated from the coding sequence GTGCTGTCCGTCCAGGAATTGCGCGCGCTCGCCTCCGCCCTGCCCGTGGGCGCCTTCCAGCATCAGCTGGGCCCCTTCGCACTGGTGCAGCGTCCGCCGTCGGAGCTGTCCGCCGCCGCGCTCGCGCCCACCCGCATGGCGGACCCCGGCGACGTCGAACAGGGCATGCTCGCCCTGCTCTTCGAGTTCGACGACCTGCTCGTCGCCACGCTCCCCAACCTGAAGGACTCCGACGTGCTGCGGATTGGCCGGCGGCTGGACTGCGAGCTGGTGCTGGACGACGGGTCCGTGTCCAAGCAGCACGCGGAGCTCAAGTGGAGCCGTGCGGAGGCCCGCTGCACCGTGCGCGACCTGGGCTCCACCAACGGCACCTTCGTCAATGCCAGCACCATCGGGAAGCGCGAGGTGCCGCTGCGGGGCGGCGACATCCTCAGCTTCGGCAACGTCCAGTTCTGGTACCTGCTCACCGACGCGCTGCACGAGCGGCTGCGCGCGGGCGCGGCCTCCGGCCTGGGCTCCCACTCCGGCTGA
- the recG gene encoding ATP-dependent DNA helicase RecG, protein MNHPLASLVGPLKYACQRDFAQLGIVKDLRTLMERTLAAAGGVDARALEELKAALPHVDPPAPPEHRKAALRQVLGALKLSGVALPEELERVVVTGEINAVAAGVPRAPERAHVLEGELIPAPPRRRLTPPPGTQEARGNTVPPWRSQDPVPQVGGAPQARQAPVSETLPLSARTANPGPARGEPVPYGARMAASRNGTAGPVQSDAQPYGARMTAARGAAAAGPGNAVARAPATKPGTDPRKGAPQADRAPAEKTRKKKAKAAGAEASRSEAKLLSIAPRTGPLSAPLKTLGKRLGPRLIAALDKKGLRRTGDILFLLPRCYEDRRRLRTIAELIPGERGVTVGTVKTADFVPGRGGKRMFRAVVGDRSGSIAATYFNAGPWLKSRFSVGKQLVLSGEVRASMNGREMAHPELEPAEDLENTTSVHFHRIVPVYPGFERGEQRSFRELTSRISEQHAHHLEEPLPADLRRRYHLMGLPDALRFIHFPPDDADLEALDAHQSPAHRRLAFDELFFLQLGMALKRQGIKAEEGIAFDVTPERLEKARAALPFQLTGAQARVVGDIARDMARPEPMNRLVQGDVGSGKTAVALVAGMVALQDGYQVAVMAPTEILAEQHERTFRRILEPLGYRVGLISAAGTAKHKREVREAVAKGEIHLAVGTHALIEGGVSFQKLGLVVIDEQHRFGVLQRHTLMSKGLTPDVLVMTATPIPRTLAMTLYGDLDVSIIDQLPPGRTPITTRVFNNEQRARVYEAVGAELAKGHQAYVVYPLVEESEKLDLEDATQGAAKLQVVFPSASVGLLHGRMKPEEKDAVMEAFRDKRIQLLVCTTVVEVGVDVPNASVMVVEAAERFGLSQLHQLRGRVGRGAAASYCFLVAGAARSWESTERLGVMERSSDGFVIAEKDLEIRGPGEFLGTRQSGLPELAVANLVRDGDLLSLAQVEARRIMDTDPKLQDPDHQGLVKALEERWEGRLALARVG, encoded by the coding sequence GTGAACCACCCGCTCGCCAGCCTCGTTGGACCTCTCAAGTACGCGTGTCAGCGTGACTTCGCGCAGCTCGGCATCGTCAAGGACCTGCGCACCCTGATGGAGCGCACCCTGGCGGCGGCCGGGGGCGTGGATGCGCGCGCGCTGGAGGAGCTGAAGGCGGCGCTGCCGCACGTGGATCCGCCCGCGCCGCCGGAGCACCGCAAGGCCGCGCTGCGCCAGGTGCTGGGCGCGCTGAAGCTCAGCGGCGTGGCGCTGCCGGAGGAGCTGGAGCGGGTGGTCGTCACCGGGGAGATCAACGCCGTGGCGGCGGGGGTCCCGCGTGCGCCGGAGCGGGCGCACGTGCTCGAAGGGGAGCTCATCCCCGCGCCGCCCCGTCGCCGGTTGACGCCGCCGCCAGGGACGCAGGAGGCGCGAGGCAACACCGTGCCGCCCTGGCGTTCACAGGACCCCGTGCCCCAGGTGGGCGGGGCACCGCAGGCCCGTCAGGCCCCGGTGTCCGAAACGCTCCCGTTGAGCGCGAGGACCGCGAACCCAGGCCCGGCCAGGGGCGAGCCCGTGCCCTATGGCGCGCGCATGGCGGCCTCCCGTAACGGCACGGCCGGTCCGGTACAGAGCGACGCCCAGCCCTACGGTGCGCGCATGACTGCTGCCCGTGGTGCCGCGGCCGCCGGTCCCGGCAATGCGGTGGCCCGCGCTCCCGCGACGAAGCCCGGCACGGACCCTCGCAAGGGCGCTCCGCAGGCGGACCGTGCTCCCGCCGAGAAGACCCGGAAGAAGAAGGCCAAGGCCGCGGGCGCGGAGGCGTCCCGCTCCGAGGCGAAGCTCCTGTCCATCGCGCCGCGCACCGGTCCGCTGTCCGCGCCGCTCAAGACGCTGGGCAAGCGCCTGGGGCCGCGCCTCATCGCCGCCCTCGACAAGAAGGGCCTGCGCCGCACCGGCGACATCCTGTTCCTCCTGCCACGCTGTTACGAGGACCGCCGCCGGCTGCGCACCATCGCGGAGCTCATCCCCGGCGAGCGCGGCGTCACGGTGGGCACCGTCAAGACGGCCGACTTCGTCCCGGGACGCGGCGGCAAGCGCATGTTCCGCGCCGTCGTGGGCGACCGCTCTGGCAGCATCGCCGCCACCTATTTCAACGCGGGGCCGTGGCTCAAGAGCCGCTTCTCCGTGGGCAAGCAGCTGGTCCTCTCCGGTGAAGTGCGCGCCTCCATGAACGGCCGGGAGATGGCCCACCCGGAGCTTGAGCCCGCCGAGGACCTGGAGAACACCACCTCCGTCCACTTCCACCGCATCGTCCCCGTCTACCCGGGCTTCGAGCGCGGTGAGCAGCGCTCCTTCCGCGAGCTGACCTCGCGCATCAGCGAACAGCACGCGCACCACCTGGAGGAGCCGCTGCCCGCGGACCTGCGCCGCCGCTACCACCTGATGGGGCTGCCGGACGCGCTGCGCTTCATCCACTTCCCACCCGACGACGCGGACCTGGAAGCGCTGGACGCGCACCAGAGCCCCGCGCACCGCCGGCTCGCGTTCGACGAGCTGTTCTTCCTCCAGCTCGGCATGGCCCTGAAGCGCCAGGGCATCAAGGCGGAGGAGGGCATCGCCTTCGACGTCACCCCGGAGCGGCTGGAGAAGGCCCGTGCCGCGCTGCCCTTCCAGCTCACCGGCGCGCAGGCCCGCGTGGTGGGCGACATCGCACGCGACATGGCGCGCCCGGAGCCGATGAACCGGCTGGTGCAGGGCGACGTGGGCAGCGGCAAGACGGCCGTGGCGCTCGTGGCCGGCATGGTGGCGCTCCAGGACGGCTACCAGGTGGCGGTGATGGCCCCCACCGAAATCCTGGCCGAGCAGCACGAGCGCACCTTCCGCCGCATCCTGGAGCCGCTGGGCTACCGCGTGGGGCTCATCAGCGCGGCGGGCACCGCGAAGCACAAGCGCGAGGTGCGCGAGGCCGTGGCGAAGGGGGAAATACACCTGGCCGTCGGCACGCACGCGCTCATCGAAGGCGGCGTGTCCTTCCAGAAGCTGGGGCTCGTGGTCATCGACGAGCAGCACCGCTTCGGCGTGCTCCAGCGCCACACGCTCATGAGCAAGGGGCTCACGCCGGACGTGCTGGTGATGACCGCCACGCCCATCCCGCGCACGCTCGCGATGACGCTCTACGGCGACCTGGACGTGTCGATCATCGACCAGCTCCCGCCGGGCCGCACGCCCATCACCACGCGCGTCTTCAACAACGAGCAGCGCGCGCGTGTCTACGAAGCGGTGGGCGCGGAGCTGGCGAAGGGCCACCAGGCCTACGTCGTCTATCCGCTGGTGGAGGAGTCGGAGAAGCTGGACCTGGAGGACGCCACCCAGGGCGCGGCGAAGCTGCAGGTCGTCTTCCCCTCCGCCTCCGTGGGCCTGCTGCACGGGCGCATGAAGCCGGAGGAGAAGGACGCCGTGATGGAGGCGTTCCGCGACAAGCGCATCCAGTTGCTCGTGTGCACCACGGTGGTGGAGGTGGGCGTGGACGTGCCCAACGCGTCCGTCATGGTGGTGGAGGCCGCGGAGCGCTTCGGCCTGTCGCAGTTGCACCAGCTGCGCGGGCGCGTGGGCCGTGGCGCCGCGGCCAGCTACTGCTTCCTCGTCGCGGGCGCCGCGCGCTCCTGGGAGTCCACCGAGCGGCTGGGCGTGATGGAGCGCAGCAGCGACGGCTTCGTCATCGCGGAGAAGGACCTGGAGATCCGCGGCCCCGGTGAGTTCCTGGGCACGCGGCAGAGCGGTCTGCCGGAGCTGGCCGTGGCGAACCTCGTGCGCGACGGAGACCTCCTGTCGCTGGCGCAGGTGGAAGCGCGGCGCATCATGGACACCGACCCCAAGCTCCAGGACCCGGACCACCAGGGGCTCGTGAAGGCGCTGGAGGAGCGCTGGGAGGGCCGGCTCGCGCTTGCCCGGGTGGGGTAG
- the thrC gene encoding threonine synthase yields the protein MTAPALKAGYACSEGCGFTASLWEVVYRCPRCEGLLEVAHDEAALRAVPAAEWKRRFESRFATSRLPDGSGVWGKREWALPELPTEDIVSLGEGRVPLKPLPRMAAELGLGSLMLKECGVSPTGSFKDWGMTVLVSAVKHLRSRGTPIRAVACASTGDTSAALSAYAAAAGIPAVVFLPKNKVSLAQLVQPIANGARVLSLDTDFDGCMKLVQAVTADTGLYLANSMNSLRIEGQKMIAIELCQDLGWEPPDWIVIPGGNLGNASALGRGLDLLFNLGLITRRPRIAVAQAQRANPLARAFRGGFQDLVPMQAGATLASAIQIGNPVSFRRAVRMLRAFDGVVEEATESELANAAARADREGTFACPQTGVALAAVEKLAASGVMAKGASVAVVATAHGLKFADFKVGYHRQTLADVKAAHANPPVELPADLSAVRAALKDLG from the coding sequence GTGACCGCTCCGGCGCTGAAGGCGGGCTACGCGTGCAGCGAGGGCTGCGGCTTCACCGCCTCGCTGTGGGAGGTCGTCTACCGCTGCCCGCGCTGCGAAGGGCTGCTGGAGGTGGCCCACGACGAGGCCGCCCTGCGCGCCGTGCCCGCCGCGGAGTGGAAGCGCCGCTTCGAGTCCCGCTTCGCGACCTCCCGGCTGCCGGACGGCTCCGGCGTCTGGGGCAAGCGTGAGTGGGCGCTGCCCGAGCTGCCCACGGAGGACATCGTCTCGCTGGGCGAGGGGCGCGTGCCGCTCAAGCCGCTGCCCCGCATGGCGGCGGAGCTGGGCCTGGGCTCGCTGATGTTGAAGGAGTGCGGCGTCTCCCCGACGGGCAGCTTCAAGGACTGGGGGATGACCGTCCTGGTGTCCGCGGTGAAGCACCTGCGCTCGCGCGGCACGCCCATCCGCGCGGTGGCGTGCGCGTCCACGGGGGACACGTCCGCGGCGCTGTCCGCCTACGCCGCGGCGGCGGGCATCCCGGCGGTGGTGTTCCTGCCGAAGAACAAGGTGTCGCTCGCGCAGCTCGTGCAGCCCATCGCCAACGGGGCGCGCGTGCTGTCGCTGGACACGGACTTCGACGGCTGCATGAAGCTGGTGCAGGCGGTGACGGCGGACACGGGGCTGTACCTGGCGAACTCGATGAACTCCCTGCGCATCGAGGGCCAGAAGATGATCGCCATCGAGCTGTGCCAGGATCTGGGCTGGGAGCCGCCGGATTGGATCGTCATCCCGGGCGGCAACCTGGGCAACGCGAGCGCGCTGGGCCGTGGCCTGGACCTGCTCTTCAACCTGGGGCTCATCACCCGCCGGCCGCGCATCGCGGTGGCGCAGGCGCAGCGGGCCAACCCCCTGGCGCGTGCCTTCCGGGGCGGCTTCCAGGACCTGGTGCCCATGCAGGCGGGGGCCACGCTCGCGTCCGCCATCCAGATTGGCAACCCGGTGTCCTTCCGCCGCGCGGTGCGGATGCTGCGCGCGTTCGACGGCGTGGTGGAGGAGGCGACGGAGTCGGAGCTGGCCAACGCCGCGGCCCGCGCGGACCGAGAGGGCACCTTCGCCTGTCCGCAGACGGGCGTGGCGCTGGCGGCGGTGGAGAAGCTGGCCGCGTCGGGTGTGATGGCGAAGGGCGCCAGCGTCGCGGTGGTGGCCACCGCGCACGGCCTGAAGTTCGCGGACTTCAAGGTGGGCTACCACCGGCAGACGCTGGCGGACGTGAAGGCCGCGCACGCGAACCCGCCGGTGGAGCTGCCCGCGGACCTGTCCGCCGTGCGCGCCGCCCTGAAGGACCTGGGCTGA
- a CDS encoding MFS transporter, whose product MRTSPSQTTRALPPFSRFALLWLGQTVSGMGSHLNGFGLSVWMYEHTRSTSLYSLIALAAFAPGVLVAPLLGGMVDRHDLRKVMMLGHAGGAVCTVLIALLLVLDRLSVGALLALVAAGAAFNSVQRPAFAKATTLMVEPERLPRANGLMQLGLAMGYILAPLLSGVLLPRIGVTGLLTIDVIAAALSLAVLQAVRIPSAPLEEAAPVKASLGGRALQDAGVGWRFIRERPGLLGLHVLLTLMSFNLGLLQVLVTPLVMSFSDVRTLGAVMTAGGLGMLAGSLLLLAWGGARGVWTVLGFVLLQGLCMGLGASRASAWGVGAGAFGVLFTVPVIMSCNQTLWQRKVPTGLQGRVFAVHAALSGGAIPVAYLLSGPLADHVFEPMLAVGSPLASTLGAWVGGTGPGRGIALCFLLLGAATVLLVATCALLPSVRRVEQALPDAPPDPLSGLTS is encoded by the coding sequence ATGCGAACCTCCCCCTCCCAGACGACGCGCGCGCTCCCGCCCTTTTCGCGGTTCGCGCTGCTGTGGCTGGGGCAGACGGTGTCGGGCATGGGCTCGCACCTGAACGGCTTCGGCCTGAGCGTGTGGATGTATGAGCACACGCGCTCCACGTCGCTCTACTCGCTCATCGCCCTGGCCGCCTTCGCGCCGGGCGTGCTGGTGGCGCCGCTGTTGGGCGGCATGGTGGACCGGCACGACCTGCGCAAGGTGATGATGCTGGGGCACGCGGGCGGGGCCGTCTGCACGGTGCTCATCGCGCTGCTGCTCGTGCTGGATCGCCTGAGCGTGGGCGCCCTCCTCGCGCTCGTCGCGGCGGGCGCGGCGTTCAACAGCGTCCAGCGGCCAGCCTTCGCCAAGGCTACGACGCTGATGGTGGAGCCGGAGCGGCTTCCGCGCGCCAATGGCCTCATGCAACTGGGATTGGCGATGGGCTACATCCTCGCGCCGCTGCTGTCCGGCGTGCTGCTGCCTCGGATCGGCGTCACGGGACTGCTGACCATCGACGTCATCGCGGCGGCCCTGTCGCTGGCGGTGCTCCAGGCCGTGCGCATCCCCTCCGCGCCCTTGGAAGAAGCAGCGCCGGTGAAGGCGTCCCTCGGAGGCCGCGCGCTCCAGGACGCTGGCGTGGGCTGGCGCTTCATCCGCGAGCGGCCGGGCCTGCTGGGGCTCCACGTCCTCCTCACGCTGATGAGCTTCAACCTGGGCCTCCTCCAGGTGCTCGTCACGCCGCTGGTCATGTCCTTCAGCGACGTGCGCACGCTGGGCGCGGTGATGACGGCGGGTGGGCTGGGCATGCTCGCCGGAAGCCTGCTGCTGCTCGCGTGGGGCGGAGCGCGCGGTGTCTGGACCGTGCTGGGGTTCGTGCTGCTCCAGGGCCTGTGCATGGGGCTGGGCGCTTCACGTGCGTCCGCGTGGGGCGTGGGCGCGGGCGCGTTCGGCGTCCTGTTCACCGTCCCCGTCATCATGAGCTGCAACCAGACCCTCTGGCAGCGCAAGGTGCCCACCGGGTTGCAGGGCCGCGTCTTCGCCGTGCACGCCGCGCTGTCCGGCGGCGCCATCCCCGTGGCCTATCTGCTCTCCGGGCCGCTCGCGGATCACGTCTTCGAGCCGATGCTGGCCGTGGGCAGTCCCCTGGCCTCCACGCTGGGTGCCTGGGTCGGGGGCACGGGGCCGGGCCGGGGAATCGCGCTGTGCTTCCTGCTGCTCGGCGCCGCCACGGTGTTGCTCGTGGCGACGTGCGCGCTCCTGCCGAGCGTCCGGCGCGTCGAGCAGGCCCTGCCCGACGCGCCTCCGGATCCGCTCTCCGGTCTTACTTCCTGA
- a CDS encoding protein-L-isoaspartate(D-aspartate) O-methyltransferase has protein sequence MGDWGRAEYLARQGIRDRRVLAAIANLSRADFVPAGERGAAHQDVPLPIGHGQTISQPYVVALMTEALRLRGCERVLEIGTGSGYQTAVLALLAREVFTVEIVRELARPARRLLHRLGFTNVFFREGDGSLGWPEAAPFDAIIATAAPEEIPRELLRQLRPGGRMIIPVGATNGTQELLRIRRGQPGMLPKVEQLLPVRFVPMTGQASVPG, from the coding sequence ATGGGAGACTGGGGCCGAGCGGAGTATCTGGCGCGGCAGGGCATTCGCGACCGGCGGGTGCTCGCGGCGATCGCCAACCTGAGCCGTGCGGACTTCGTGCCGGCGGGGGAGCGGGGCGCGGCCCACCAGGATGTGCCCCTGCCCATCGGGCACGGGCAGACCATCAGCCAGCCCTATGTGGTCGCCCTGATGACGGAAGCCCTGCGCCTGCGCGGCTGTGAGCGCGTGCTCGAGATAGGCACCGGTTCCGGCTACCAGACGGCGGTGCTCGCGCTGCTGGCCCGTGAGGTCTTCACGGTGGAAATCGTCCGCGAGCTGGCCCGTCCCGCCAGGCGCCTGCTGCACCGGCTGGGCTTCACCAACGTGTTCTTCCGGGAGGGTGACGGCTCCCTGGGCTGGCCCGAGGCCGCGCCCTTCGACGCCATCATCGCCACCGCCGCGCCGGAGGAGATTCCACGCGAGCTCCTGCGGCAGCTCAGGCCCGGGGGGCGCATGATCATCCCCGTGGGCGCCACGAATGGGACACAAGAGCTGCTGCGCATCCGCCGGGGCCAGCCAGGGATGCTGCCGAAGGTCGAGCAGCTGCTGCCGGTGCGCTTCGTCCCGATGACGGGGCAGGCCTCGGTTCCGGGCTGA